The Chryseolinea soli genome contains a region encoding:
- a CDS encoding Ig-like domain-containing protein translates to MNLRKQLHWLIYPLFFLACARQTTPTGGPKDTLAPVMTNSLPKQGQIKFRGKSVELTFNEAIQVNNPKEQIIIIPSVGKDFEATAKKNTVVVTFKNYLQDSTTYSLNFRESVQDLTEKNPAKNLKLAFSTGDYIDSLSIDGYIYDPLKGKESKDATVALFQSDTFNIFKHKPVYLTKTNEKGEYIIENLKPGDYYLYAMEDKNKNLVVDSKSETYGFIAQKITLTENIKKEDIPVIKLDTRSLKLTNSRPYNTYFNIKTSKNLDHYRIIPTEGEILLSGFAEDQSNIRVYNTIEDKDSLAVRFNAYDSVNNSIDTTIYVKFSNREVKKDPFKATSSQFKVIGTKGLLKGSITFNKPVAAINFDSIYYQIDSAKVVPILAEDIKIDSAHNTLLIEKTFDKTLIPKKPDPSTEPPKKKEAPQQPPKPAIAAAPAQGPKKPAPQPKPVQNQFIIAKGTFISVELDSSAATRETLKPSTFEETGIIFIEVKTEEKNFVIQLLTKDFKLVASRTNTAKTSFEDLDPGDYTIRLIIDKNGDGKWSPGNFQLHQEPEPIVFYKNEKKSQSVNLKANWELGPLLISY, encoded by the coding sequence ATGAATCTCCGAAAACAACTTCATTGGCTGATCTATCCATTGTTCTTTCTGGCGTGCGCCCGGCAAACTACTCCCACGGGTGGACCGAAAGACACGTTGGCCCCAGTGATGACCAATAGCCTTCCCAAACAAGGGCAAATCAAATTCCGGGGAAAAAGTGTAGAACTTACATTTAATGAGGCAATTCAGGTCAACAATCCGAAAGAGCAAATCATCATCATTCCGTCGGTTGGCAAAGACTTCGAGGCAACTGCCAAGAAAAATACGGTCGTAGTAACGTTCAAAAATTACCTCCAGGACAGCACTACCTACTCCCTCAATTTCCGCGAAAGTGTGCAGGATCTCACGGAAAAAAATCCAGCCAAAAATCTGAAGCTCGCCTTTAGTACCGGCGACTATATAGACTCGTTATCTATCGACGGCTACATCTACGATCCCCTCAAAGGAAAAGAAAGCAAGGATGCCACGGTTGCGCTTTTTCAGTCAGACACCTTCAACATCTTTAAACATAAACCGGTCTACCTCACCAAGACCAATGAAAAGGGCGAATACATAATCGAGAATCTAAAACCCGGCGATTATTATCTATACGCCATGGAAGACAAGAACAAAAATCTCGTAGTCGACAGTAAATCAGAGACTTACGGATTCATTGCTCAAAAGATCACACTTACCGAAAACATCAAAAAGGAGGACATACCCGTCATTAAATTAGACACCCGGTCGCTAAAGCTCACAAATTCAAGGCCTTACAATACCTATTTCAATATCAAAACCTCTAAAAACCTCGACCACTATCGCATTATCCCAACTGAGGGCGAAATTCTGCTCTCTGGGTTTGCAGAGGACCAAAGCAACATTCGCGTTTACAACACCATCGAAGACAAGGACAGCCTGGCGGTACGGTTCAACGCGTACGATAGCGTGAACAATTCCATCGACACCACGATATACGTCAAATTCAGTAACCGCGAAGTGAAGAAGGACCCCTTCAAGGCAACAAGCTCCCAATTCAAAGTAATCGGAACAAAAGGACTTCTGAAGGGGAGCATCACTTTCAATAAACCTGTTGCCGCGATAAACTTCGACAGCATCTACTACCAGATCGACTCCGCCAAAGTAGTGCCCATTCTTGCCGAGGATATCAAGATAGACAGCGCTCACAATACCCTGCTCATCGAGAAGACTTTCGACAAGACACTCATCCCGAAAAAGCCGGACCCTTCCACCGAGCCGCCCAAAAAGAAAGAAGCGCCACAACAACCACCCAAACCAGCCATTGCTGCTGCCCCGGCCCAGGGACCAAAAAAACCCGCACCCCAACCCAAGCCGGTCCAGAACCAATTCATCATCGCGAAAGGCACATTCATAAGTGTCGAACTGGATAGCTCCGCTGCAACTCGTGAAACGCTAAAGCCATCGACCTTTGAAGAGACGGGAATCATTTTCATTGAAGTGAAAACGGAAGAAAAAAACTTTGTCATCCAGCTTCTGACCAAAGATTTCAAACTCGTCGCGTCAAGAACAAACACGGCAAAAACTTCCTTCGAAGACCTTGACCCGGGCGACTATACGATCAGGCTCATCATCGACAAGAACGGCGATGGCAAATGGAGCCCAGGAAATTTCCAACTACACCAGGAACCGGAGCCGATCGTGTTCTACAAAAACGAAAAGAAGTCACAATCAGTAAACCTCAAAGCAAATTGGGAGCTGGGTCCGTTGTTGATAAGCTATTGA